From one Sphingomonas xanthus genomic stretch:
- a CDS encoding F0F1 ATP synthase subunit delta, translated as MENSGGIQASLAGRYATALFGLARDEKQIDAVTRSLDSIEAAMAESTDFKTLTSSPLVGRNDAGRAIRALTPALGIDPLTARFLGVLADNGRLSELKPVIRSVRQLAAEHRGETAAEVTTARPLDDDQIARLKTSLKARFGRDVTIEAKVDPEILGGIIIRQGSQMIDSSIRTKLNTLANAMKG; from the coding sequence GTGGAGAATTCCGGCGGCATTCAGGCCAGCTTAGCGGGGCGCTACGCCACCGCGCTGTTCGGCCTTGCCCGTGACGAAAAGCAGATCGACGCGGTGACGCGAAGCCTCGACTCGATCGAGGCCGCGATGGCCGAATCGACCGATTTCAAAACCCTGACCAGCAGCCCGCTGGTCGGCCGCAACGACGCGGGCCGGGCGATCCGCGCGCTGACCCCGGCGTTAGGCATCGACCCGCTGACCGCGCGCTTCCTTGGCGTGCTGGCCGACAATGGCCGGCTCAGCGAGTTGAAGCCGGTTATCCGCTCGGTCCGGCAGCTGGCCGCGGAGCATCGCGGCGAGACCGCGGCCGAGGTCACCACCGCCCGCCCGCTCGACGACGACCAGATTGCCCGCCTCAAGACCAGCCTCAAGGCCCGTTTCGGCCGCGACGTGACGATTGAAGCCAAGGTCGACCCCGAAATCCTCGGAGGAATCATCATCCGGCAGGGAAGCCAGATGATTGACTCCTCGATCCGCACCAAACTCAACACCCTCGCGAATGCGATGAAAGGCTGA
- the purC gene encoding phosphoribosylaminoimidazolesuccinocarboxamide synthase, protein MVRRRQIYEGKAKILYEGPEPGTLIQYFKDDATAFNAQKRGTISGKGVLNNRISEHIFTSLATIGVPTHFIRRLNMREQLVRQVEIVPIEVVVRNVAAGSLSKRLGIEEGTQLPRTIIEYYYKDDALNDPMIADEHIACFGWASQDEMNDIADMAIRVNDFMCGLFAAIGIRLIDFKLEFGRVWDGEYSRIILADEISPDGCRLWDMKSNEKLDKDRFRQGLGGEAEAYQEVARRLGLLPEENDESAVLDLDSHRKKRGK, encoded by the coding sequence ATGGTCCGTCGCCGCCAAATCTACGAAGGCAAGGCCAAGATCCTCTACGAGGGCCCCGAACCCGGCACTTTGATTCAATATTTCAAGGACGATGCGACCGCCTTCAATGCGCAAAAGCGCGGCACGATCAGCGGCAAGGGCGTGCTCAACAACCGAATCAGCGAACATATCTTCACGTCGCTCGCGACGATTGGCGTCCCGACCCATTTCATCCGCCGGCTGAACATGCGTGAACAGCTTGTTCGCCAGGTCGAAATCGTGCCGATCGAGGTAGTCGTGCGGAACGTCGCCGCAGGGTCGCTCAGCAAGCGCCTGGGGATCGAGGAAGGTACGCAGCTTCCGCGCACGATCATCGAATATTATTATAAGGACGACGCGCTCAACGACCCGATGATCGCCGACGAACATATCGCCTGCTTCGGCTGGGCCAGTCAGGACGAGATGAACGACATCGCTGACATGGCGATCCGCGTGAACGACTTCATGTGCGGGTTGTTCGCGGCGATCGGGATCCGGCTGATCGACTTCAAGCTGGAGTTCGGGCGCGTATGGGATGGCGAATACAGCCGCATCATCCTTGCCGATGAAATTTCGCCCGACGGCTGCCGCTTGTGGGACATGAAGTCGAACGAAAAGCTGGATAAGGACCGCTTTCGCCAAGGGCTTGGCGGCGAAGCCGAGGCCTATCAGGAAGTCGCCCGCCGGCTTGGCCTGCTGCCCGAAGAGAATGACGAGAGCGCGGTTCTCGACCTCGACAGCCATCGCAAGAAGCGTGGCAAGTAA
- a CDS encoding F0F1 ATP synthase subunit gamma, with protein MASLKALKLRIGSVKSTQKITKAMKMVAAAKLRRAQQNAEAGRPYATRLSNVVSSLASRVTVGPQSPKLIAGTGKDETHLIVLATGDRGLAGAFNTNIVRAARKKAEELQAEGKTVLFYVVGRKGRPPIARSFPKAIIADHDTSAMKSPGYADAQAIADDITDRFLSGQFDVAHLAYSEFKSVLAQEPQVDQIIPVVPAPPAAEEKTNIAAAAVEYEPDEEAILAELLPKNVAIQIYRALLENAAGFYGSQMTAMDNATRNAGDMINRLSIQYNRQRQAAITTELVEIISGAEAL; from the coding sequence ATGGCCAGCCTCAAGGCACTAAAGCTTCGCATCGGCTCGGTGAAGTCGACGCAGAAGATTACCAAGGCGATGAAGATGGTCGCCGCGGCGAAGCTGCGCCGTGCGCAGCAAAATGCCGAGGCCGGCCGCCCCTATGCGACCCGCCTGTCCAACGTCGTCAGCTCGCTGGCGAGCCGGGTCACCGTCGGTCCCCAGTCGCCGAAGCTGATCGCCGGCACGGGCAAGGACGAAACCCACCTGATCGTGCTTGCCACCGGCGACCGAGGCCTGGCGGGAGCGTTCAACACCAACATCGTCCGTGCCGCGCGCAAGAAGGCCGAAGAGCTGCAGGCCGAAGGCAAGACCGTCCTCTTCTACGTCGTCGGCCGCAAGGGCCGTCCCCCGATTGCTCGCTCTTTTCCCAAGGCGATCATCGCGGACCATGATACCAGCGCGATGAAGTCGCCGGGCTATGCCGATGCGCAGGCGATCGCCGACGACATTACCGATCGTTTCCTGAGCGGTCAGTTCGACGTCGCCCACCTTGCCTATTCCGAATTCAAGTCGGTGCTGGCGCAGGAACCGCAGGTCGACCAGATCATCCCGGTGGTGCCCGCGCCCCCTGCCGCCGAAGAAAAGACGAACATCGCCGCCGCCGCGGTCGAATATGAGCCCGACGAGGAAGCAATCCTTGCCGAGCTTCTGCCGAAGAATGTCGCGATCCAGATCTATCGCGCGCTGCTGGAGAACGCCGCTGGCTTCTACGGCTCGCAGATGACTGCGATGGACAATGCGACACGCAACGCCGGCGATATGATCAACCGCCTGTCGATCCAGTATAATCGCCAGCGCCAGGCAGCGATCACCACCGAACTCGTCGAAATCATTTCGGGCGCCGAAGCGCTCTAA
- a CDS encoding LysR substrate-binding domain-containing protein: MRKLPPLASVRVFEAAARHENFTAAANELGMTQAAVSYQVKLLEERLGASLFLREKGRARLTPLGQRLVPQLTQAFDLMESAFAAQREEDEGLLTIATTFTFANTWLAWRLGSFQVDHPDLAVRLATDNKLVDLKAGEADLAIRAAARPSEGLVSIDLMRVDFSPMCSPTFLARIEEQLGRKVEPHDLADLPMISPNDQWWDQWFEAAGVKGADRPRRPGLRLDSQADEGKAAMGGQGFVLLTPAFWLNDLRDGRLVQPFDLTATAGFRYWLCIAPERRNLAKVRRFRDWLLNEVARTRGD, from the coding sequence ATGCGCAAATTGCCGCCCCTTGCCTCCGTCAGGGTCTTCGAAGCCGCGGCAAGGCACGAGAATTTCACTGCCGCAGCGAATGAGTTAGGGATGACCCAAGCAGCGGTGTCCTATCAGGTCAAATTATTGGAGGAGCGTCTTGGCGCGTCCTTGTTCCTGCGGGAAAAGGGGCGTGCCCGCCTGACCCCGCTCGGCCAGCGCCTGGTCCCCCAGCTGACACAAGCATTCGACCTGATGGAGTCCGCCTTCGCCGCCCAGCGGGAAGAGGACGAGGGGCTGCTGACCATCGCCACCACCTTTACCTTTGCCAATACTTGGCTGGCGTGGCGACTGGGAAGCTTCCAGGTCGACCATCCCGACCTCGCGGTGCGGCTGGCGACCGACAACAAGCTGGTCGACCTTAAGGCCGGGGAGGCCGACCTTGCCATCCGGGCCGCGGCGCGACCGTCGGAGGGGTTGGTATCGATCGACCTGATGCGGGTCGATTTTTCGCCGATGTGCTCTCCCACATTCCTTGCCAGGATCGAGGAACAGCTGGGCCGCAAGGTCGAACCCCATGACCTTGCCGACCTGCCGATGATTAGTCCCAACGACCAATGGTGGGATCAATGGTTCGAGGCCGCGGGCGTCAAAGGCGCCGATCGTCCCCGCCGGCCCGGCCTCCGGCTGGACAGCCAGGCGGACGAGGGCAAGGCGGCCATGGGCGGCCAGGGCTTCGTGCTGCTGACCCCGGCCTTCTGGCTGAACGACTTGCGCGACGGTCGGCTGGTCCAGCCGTTCGACCTCACCGCGACCGCGGGCTTCCGCTACTGGCTGTGCATTGCGCCAGAACGGCGCAATCTCGCCAAGGTGCGGCGTTTCCGCGACTGGCTGCTCAACGAGGTTGCCCGCACGCGCGGCGACTAA
- a CDS encoding DUF1203 domain-containing protein: MTYRFTGLAPSQFAHLIGSDEAALTARGAVRMIANGKAAFPCRIQLDDAVDGEPLLLVNHVSHGGNNPYRASHAIFVSETATEPVTFIGRIPPALDRRILSLRAFDGAGMMVDAMLAQPGEADPLVRGLLANANVDHVDAHTAIRGCFLARADRA; the protein is encoded by the coding sequence ATGACCTATCGATTCACAGGGCTCGCCCCTTCGCAATTCGCCCATCTTATCGGTTCCGACGAGGCCGCGTTGACGGCTCGTGGGGCGGTTCGGATGATCGCCAACGGCAAGGCGGCTTTCCCGTGCCGCATCCAGCTCGACGACGCCGTCGACGGCGAACCCTTGCTGCTGGTCAACCATGTCTCGCATGGCGGCAATAATCCTTATCGCGCGAGCCATGCGATCTTCGTCAGCGAAACAGCCACCGAGCCGGTGACCTTTATCGGCCGGATACCTCCCGCGCTTGACCGCCGCATCCTTTCGCTTCGCGCGTTCGACGGGGCCGGCATGATGGTCGACGCCATGCTGGCTCAGCCCGGCGAAGCCGACCCGCTGGTGCGCGGGCTGCTGGCCAACGCGAACGTCGATCATGTCGACGCCCACACCGCCATTCGCGGCTGCTTCCTGGCAAGGGCCGACCGGGCCTAG
- a CDS encoding glutathione S-transferase gives MADRNLRFEDCINRVCPWSGDPVQADSLTLYQGQVVGFCNPGCRDKFDKATAAFDAAAEGKK, from the coding sequence GTGGCGGATCGCAACCTCCGCTTCGAAGACTGTATCAACCGGGTCTGCCCCTGGTCGGGCGACCCGGTACAGGCCGACAGCCTGACGCTTTACCAGGGTCAGGTCGTCGGCTTCTGCAACCCGGGCTGCCGGGACAAGTTCGACAAGGCGACCGCGGCCTTTGATGCGGCAGCCGAAGGAAAGAAATAA
- the atpD gene encoding F0F1 ATP synthase subunit beta, which produces MATAAPAKTKAKKAAADTNATAKTTGNPVGSVAQVIGAVVDVAFDGELPPILAALETDNNGNRLVLEVAQHLGEGVVRTIAMDSTEGLTRGQRVTATGSMIEVPVGPKTLGRIMNVIGEPIDERGPIGAERTAPIHAEAPAFVDQSTDSAILVTGIKVIDLLAPYAKGGKIGLFGGAGVGKTVLIQELINNIAKGHGGTSVFAGVGERTREGNDLYHEFLDAGVIAKDADGNPTSEGSKVALVFGQMNEPPGARARVALSGLTQAEYFRDVEGQDVLFFVDNIFRFTQAGSEVSALLGRIPSAVGYQPTLSTDMGALQERITSTNKGSITSVQAIYVPADDLTDPAPATSFAHLDATTVLSRAISELGIYPAVDPLDSTSRVLEPRTVGQEHYETARKVQETLQKYKSLQDIIAILGMDELSEEDKLVVARARKIQRFLSQPFHVAEVFTGIPGKFVQLEDTIRSFKAVVEGEYDHLPEAAFYMVGGIEEAVAKAEKLAQDA; this is translated from the coding sequence ATGGCTACCGCCGCCCCCGCCAAGACCAAAGCCAAGAAGGCTGCCGCCGACACCAACGCCACTGCCAAGACCACGGGCAACCCGGTCGGGTCGGTCGCGCAGGTCATCGGCGCCGTTGTCGACGTCGCCTTCGACGGCGAACTGCCGCCGATCCTCGCAGCGCTGGAAACCGACAATAACGGCAACCGCCTGGTTCTCGAGGTTGCGCAGCATCTCGGCGAAGGCGTCGTGCGCACGATCGCCATGGATTCGACCGAAGGCTTGACCCGCGGCCAGCGCGTCACCGCCACCGGCTCGATGATCGAGGTTCCGGTCGGTCCGAAGACCCTTGGCCGGATCATGAACGTGATCGGTGAACCGATTGACGAGCGCGGCCCGATCGGTGCCGAGCGAACCGCCCCGATCCACGCGGAGGCCCCTGCCTTTGTGGACCAGTCGACCGATTCGGCGATCCTGGTCACCGGCATCAAGGTCATCGACCTGCTCGCCCCTTATGCGAAGGGCGGCAAGATCGGCCTGTTCGGCGGCGCCGGCGTCGGCAAGACCGTGCTGATCCAGGAACTGATCAACAACATCGCCAAGGGCCATGGCGGCACTTCGGTGTTCGCGGGCGTTGGCGAGCGGACCCGCGAGGGCAACGACCTTTACCACGAATTCCTCGACGCCGGCGTCATCGCCAAGGACGCCGACGGCAACCCGACCAGCGAAGGATCTAAGGTCGCCCTGGTGTTCGGCCAGATGAACGAGCCGCCAGGGGCCCGCGCCCGCGTCGCCCTGTCGGGTCTCACCCAGGCAGAATATTTCCGCGACGTCGAAGGTCAGGACGTGCTGTTCTTCGTCGACAATATCTTCCGCTTCACCCAGGCGGGTTCGGAAGTGTCGGCGCTGCTCGGCCGCATTCCGTCGGCCGTGGGCTACCAGCCGACGCTGTCGACCGACATGGGCGCGCTGCAGGAACGCATCACGTCGACCAACAAGGGTTCGATTACCTCGGTCCAGGCCATCTACGTGCCCGCCGACGATTTGACCGATCCGGCGCCGGCGACCTCCTTCGCTCACTTGGACGCGACCACCGTTCTGTCGCGCGCCATTTCGGAGCTTGGCATCTACCCGGCGGTCGATCCGCTGGATTCAACCAGCCGCGTGCTCGAGCCGCGCACCGTCGGCCAGGAGCATTACGAAACTGCCCGCAAGGTCCAGGAAACGCTGCAGAAGTATAAGTCGCTTCAGGACATCATCGCCATTCTCGGCATGGACGAACTGTCGGAAGAAGATAAGCTGGTCGTGGCCCGCGCCCGCAAGATTCAGCGCTTCCTGTCGCAGCCGTTCCACGTCGCCGAGGTTTTCACCGGCATTCCGGGCAAGTTCGTCCAGCTGGAAGACACGATCCGCTCGTTCAAGGCGGTCGTCGAGGGCGAATATGACCATTTGCCCGAAGCGGCCTTCTACATGGTCGGCGGGATCGAAGAAGCCGTCGCCAAGGCCGAAAAGCTAGCGCAGGACGCCTGA
- a CDS encoding bifunctional transcriptional activator/DNA repair enzyme AdaA codes for MRTIDTEKAWEAFAARDRQWDGRVIGAVRTTGIYCKPSCPARRPKRENVEFFRDGAAAAAAGYRPCMRCKPDEVARDREAVVRAVALIDRAEEPPRLGELAAAVGYAEHHFQRIFSRDMGVSPAAYARAVRARRAQNQLDKDKSVTEVIYEAGYSAPSRFYADAEARMGMTPSAWRDGGRGETIRYVNATTPLGPMLVAATSKGICAMAFDGDEAGLRRRFPNADVRPDDGTIAPWVTAALSQIERPSAHDLPIDVRGTAFQEAVWRELRKIPLGQTRSYADIARAVGDPNATRAVGTANGANPVAVLVPCHRVIRSDGTLGGYAGGVDRKRRLLDAELGSAQQQLDI; via the coding sequence ATGCGAACAATTGACACGGAGAAGGCGTGGGAGGCTTTCGCAGCCCGTGACCGCCAATGGGACGGCCGGGTCATCGGCGCCGTCAGGACGACGGGCATTTATTGCAAGCCGAGCTGCCCGGCGCGGCGGCCCAAGCGCGAAAATGTCGAGTTCTTCCGCGATGGCGCGGCTGCCGCGGCGGCAGGCTATCGCCCCTGCATGCGCTGCAAGCCCGACGAGGTCGCGCGCGACCGCGAGGCGGTCGTTCGGGCGGTTGCCTTGATCGACCGCGCCGAGGAGCCGCCCCGGCTGGGCGAACTGGCGGCGGCTGTCGGCTATGCCGAACACCATTTCCAGCGGATCTTCTCGCGCGACATGGGGGTCTCGCCCGCGGCCTATGCCCGCGCCGTCCGCGCCCGGCGGGCGCAAAACCAACTCGATAAGGACAAAAGCGTGACCGAAGTCATTTATGAGGCCGGCTATTCCGCTCCAAGCCGCTTTTATGCCGATGCCGAGGCCCGGATGGGAATGACTCCGTCGGCCTGGCGGGATGGCGGGCGCGGGGAAACTATCCGCTACGTCAACGCGACAACGCCGCTGGGGCCGATGCTGGTCGCCGCGACCTCCAAGGGTATTTGCGCGATGGCCTTCGACGGGGACGAGGCGGGGTTGCGACGCCGCTTTCCGAATGCGGACGTTCGGCCGGACGATGGGACGATCGCGCCCTGGGTCACGGCGGCGCTCAGCCAGATCGAACGCCCGAGCGCGCACGACCTGCCGATCGACGTGCGCGGAACCGCGTTCCAGGAGGCGGTGTGGCGCGAATTGCGCAAGATCCCGCTCGGCCAGACCCGCAGCTATGCCGATATCGCACGGGCGGTAGGCGATCCCAATGCAACGCGGGCGGTCGGTACCGCCAATGGCGCAAATCCGGTCGCGGTGCTGGTGCCGTGCCACCGGGTAATCCGTTCGGATGGCACACTTGGCGGCTATGCCGGCGGGGTCGATCGCAAGCGCAGGTTGCTGGATGCCGAACTTGGATCGGCCCAGCAGCAGCTCGACATCTAG
- the atpA gene encoding F0F1 ATP synthase subunit alpha translates to MDIRAAEISRVIRDQIANFDADAQVSEVGSVLSVGDGIARIHGLDNVQAGEMVEFEDGTKGMALNLEADNVGVVIFGSDSQIKEGATAKRTGTIVDVPVGKGLLGRVVDALGNPIDGKGPIASDQRSRVEVKAPGIIPRKSVHEPVQTGLKALDALVPVGRGQRELIIGDRQTGKTAVALDTFINQKKANAGDDESQKLYCIYVAVGQKRSTVAQIVRALEENGAMEYSIVVAATASEPAPLQFLAPYTGAAMGEYFRDNGMHAVIVYDDLSKQAVAYRQMSLLLRRPPGREAYPGDVFYLHSRLLERAAKLNDANGNGSLTALPIIETQAGDVSAYIPTNVISITDGQIFLETDLFYQGIRPAINVGLSVSRVGSAAQTKAMKKVAGSIKLELAQYREMAAFAQFGSDLDASTQKLLARGARLTELLKQPQFSPMPVEEQVVSIFAGTNGFIDTVEVRDVTRYEAAMLSYLRSDHADVLKTIRETKALDDDTARKLKDALTAFGKQFA, encoded by the coding sequence ATGGACATCCGCGCCGCTGAAATTTCCCGCGTCATCCGCGACCAGATCGCGAACTTCGACGCCGACGCGCAGGTCTCCGAAGTCGGCAGCGTGCTGTCGGTCGGTGACGGCATCGCCCGCATCCATGGCCTTGATAATGTCCAGGCCGGTGAAATGGTCGAGTTCGAAGACGGCACCAAGGGCATGGCCCTCAACCTCGAAGCCGACAATGTCGGCGTCGTCATCTTCGGCTCCGACAGCCAGATCAAGGAAGGCGCCACCGCAAAGCGCACCGGCACCATCGTCGACGTTCCCGTCGGCAAGGGCCTTCTCGGTCGCGTGGTCGACGCGCTCGGCAATCCGATCGACGGCAAGGGCCCGATCGCCTCGGATCAGCGCAGCCGCGTCGAAGTTAAGGCTCCGGGCATCATTCCTCGTAAGTCGGTGCATGAGCCGGTTCAGACCGGCCTGAAAGCGCTCGACGCGCTGGTTCCGGTCGGTCGCGGACAGCGCGAACTGATCATCGGCGACCGCCAGACCGGAAAGACCGCCGTCGCCCTCGACACCTTCATCAACCAGAAGAAGGCGAATGCCGGCGACGATGAAAGCCAGAAGCTTTACTGCATCTATGTCGCCGTCGGCCAGAAGCGCTCGACCGTCGCGCAGATCGTACGCGCGCTCGAGGAAAATGGCGCGATGGAATATTCGATCGTCGTCGCCGCGACCGCTTCAGAGCCCGCCCCACTGCAGTTCCTCGCGCCCTATACCGGCGCCGCGATGGGCGAATATTTCCGCGACAACGGCATGCATGCCGTGATCGTTTACGACGATCTTTCGAAGCAGGCCGTCGCCTATCGCCAGATGTCGCTGCTGCTGCGCCGCCCGCCGGGCCGCGAAGCCTATCCGGGCGACGTGTTCTATCTCCACTCGCGCCTGCTTGAGCGCGCGGCGAAGCTCAACGACGCCAATGGCAATGGCTCGCTGACCGCGCTGCCGATCATCGAAACCCAGGCGGGCGACGTGTCGGCCTACATCCCGACCAACGTGATTTCGATCACCGACGGCCAGATCTTCCTCGAAACCGACCTGTTCTACCAGGGCATCCGCCCGGCGATTAACGTCGGCCTGTCGGTTAGCCGCGTCGGCTCTGCCGCGCAGACCAAGGCGATGAAGAAGGTCGCCGGCTCGATCAAGCTGGAACTGGCACAGTATCGCGAGATGGCTGCCTTTGCGCAGTTCGGTTCGGATCTCGATGCCTCGACCCAGAAGCTACTGGCCCGCGGCGCCCGCCTTACAGAGTTGCTGAAGCAGCCGCAGTTCTCGCCGATGCCGGTCGAGGAACAGGTCGTGTCGATCTTTGCCGGCACCAACGGCTTCATCGACACCGTCGAAGTCAGGGACGTTACCCGCTACGAAGCGGCGATGCTGTCTTACCTGCGTTCGGATCACGCCGACGTCCTCAAGACGATCCGCGAGACCAAGGCGCTCGACGACGACACCGCCAGGAAGCTGAAGGACGCGCTCACCGCGTTCGGCAAGCAATTCGCGTAA
- a CDS encoding primosomal protein N': MPLPRVRVVTLNAALGPLDYRVPDGLKVSPGAVVIAPLGPRQLVGVAWEAERLKTEDVGDNRLRPLVGLVDVPPVPEPLRRLAEWTADYYLSPLAAVLRMIIPSSSALAGPKQLVEYRPTGTAPARMTPQRDQALNRIAGRQGTVRELAAHAEVSEAVMRGLVHAGAVEAVEVDADLPFARPDPDFAPPQLSAEQASAATSLKAAIGPAAASKFDPILLDGITGSGKTEVYFEAIAEAIRVGRQALVLLPEIALTEPFLTRFTARFGCEPVAWHSDLRASQRRRAWRAIASGEAKVVVGARSSLFLPYPDLGLIVVDEAHEPSFKQEEGVQYHARDVAVMRGHFEEVPVILASATPAIETRHMVDIGRYRELRLTERHGQAELPAIRALDLTRDPPPRGRWLAPSLVDELGTNLEAGEQSLLFLNRRGFAPLTLCRTCGHRFQCPNCTAWMVEHRLMHRLACHHCGHVMPPPRLCPECGDEDSLVACGPGVERIADEVAALFPEARTAVVTSDTIWSPARAAEFVRAMDAGEIDIVVGTQLVTKGYHFPNLTLVGVVDADLGLQGGDLRAAERSFQQIQQVAGRAGRGDKPGRVLVQTHDPEAPVIAALISGDAPGFYAAETEARRDAAMPPFGRLAAIIVSAEDKAEAEAVARRIGQGAPRVEGMAVFGPAPAPLAMLRGRHRQRLLIHAARKLDVQDVIRDWLGALEWSAKVRVAVDVDPYSFV; the protein is encoded by the coding sequence GTGCCCCTTCCCCGCGTTCGCGTCGTCACCTTAAACGCCGCGCTTGGTCCACTGGATTATCGCGTTCCCGACGGCCTGAAGGTCAGTCCGGGCGCAGTCGTGATCGCGCCGCTCGGGCCGCGCCAGCTTGTCGGGGTCGCATGGGAAGCGGAGCGGTTGAAGACCGAAGACGTCGGCGACAACCGCCTCCGCCCCCTTGTCGGACTGGTCGACGTGCCGCCCGTGCCCGAACCGTTGCGCCGCCTCGCCGAGTGGACCGCCGATTATTATCTGTCGCCGCTGGCCGCAGTGCTGAGGATGATAATCCCGTCATCGTCGGCGCTGGCTGGTCCGAAACAGCTGGTCGAATACCGTCCGACCGGTACCGCACCGGCACGAATGACCCCGCAAAGGGACCAGGCGCTGAACCGAATCGCCGGGCGACAGGGAACGGTTCGCGAACTGGCCGCCCACGCCGAGGTCAGCGAAGCGGTGATGCGCGGCCTGGTCCATGCCGGAGCAGTGGAGGCGGTCGAGGTTGACGCCGACCTGCCTTTTGCCCGACCTGACCCAGATTTCGCGCCGCCCCAGCTGAGCGCCGAGCAGGCAAGTGCGGCCACAAGCCTCAAGGCGGCAATCGGTCCTGCGGCGGCCAGCAAATTCGACCCCATCCTGCTCGACGGCATTACCGGGTCGGGTAAGACGGAAGTCTATTTCGAAGCCATCGCAGAAGCGATCCGGGTCGGGCGTCAGGCGCTTGTCCTGCTGCCGGAAATCGCGCTCACCGAACCATTCCTGACCCGCTTTACCGCCCGCTTCGGGTGCGAGCCGGTGGCCTGGCATAGCGACCTTCGCGCGTCGCAGCGCCGTCGCGCCTGGCGGGCGATAGCCAGCGGCGAGGCCAAGGTGGTGGTAGGCGCCCGATCCTCGCTTTTCCTGCCCTACCCTGACCTGGGCCTGATCGTCGTCGACGAAGCGCATGAACCCAGCTTCAAGCAGGAGGAAGGCGTCCAGTATCACGCGCGCGACGTGGCAGTAATGCGCGGCCATTTCGAGGAAGTCCCGGTGATCCTCGCGTCTGCCACGCCCGCCATCGAGACCCGGCACATGGTCGATATCGGCCGCTACCGCGAGCTTCGCCTAACCGAACGGCACGGCCAGGCCGAACTGCCGGCGATCCGCGCCCTTGATCTCACCCGGGACCCGCCGCCTCGCGGGCGCTGGCTAGCGCCGTCGCTTGTCGATGAACTCGGCACGAACCTCGAAGCTGGCGAACAGTCGCTCCTGTTCCTCAACCGCCGCGGCTTCGCGCCCTTGACGCTGTGCCGGACCTGCGGCCACCGCTTTCAATGCCCGAACTGCACCGCCTGGATGGTCGAACATCGGCTGATGCACCGGCTGGCATGCCATCATTGCGGCCATGTCATGCCGCCGCCGCGGCTGTGCCCGGAATGCGGTGACGAGGACAGTCTCGTCGCCTGCGGGCCCGGCGTCGAGCGGATTGCGGACGAGGTAGCGGCGCTGTTTCCCGAAGCACGCACCGCGGTCGTCACGAGCGACACGATCTGGTCCCCCGCCCGAGCCGCCGAATTTGTCCGCGCCATGGATGCAGGGGAGATCGACATTGTCGTCGGCACCCAGCTAGTCACCAAAGGCTATCATTTTCCCAACCTGACGCTGGTCGGGGTGGTGGATGCCGACCTGGGCCTGCAAGGGGGCGACCTGCGCGCCGCGGAACGGAGTTTCCAGCAGATCCAACAGGTCGCCGGCCGGGCCGGGCGAGGCGACAAGCCGGGCCGCGTACTGGTCCAGACCCATGATCCGGAGGCGCCGGTGATCGCCGCGCTGATCAGCGGCGATGCGCCCGGCTTCTACGCCGCAGAGACCGAGGCCCGGCGCGACGCCGCGATGCCGCCGTTCGGGCGGCTGGCGGCGATTATCGTCTCCGCCGAGGACAAGGCGGAGGCCGAAGCGGTCGCGCGCCGGATCGGCCAGGGGGCGCCGCGGGTCGAAGGCATGGCCGTGTTCGGCCCGGCCCCTGCGCCGCTGGCCATGCTGCGCGGCCGGCACCGCCAACGTTTGCTAATCCATGCAGCGCGCAAGCTCGACGTGCAGGACGTCATTCGCGACTGGCTTGGGGCGCTAGAATGGTCCGCCAAGGTGCGGGTAGCGGTCGATGTCGACCCCTATAGCTTCGTCTAG
- a CDS encoding GNAT family N-acetyltransferase has protein sequence MDWTFHEGELDCKDVRALLDQHFAEMRAGSPPAACHVLPVDGLKIPEIRFFTLRDGGILLGCGALKRLEPGHGEVKSMRTVDGALGRGVGKAMLKHIIKEARIEGIGRVSLETGSTDQFAAAIRLYVREGFTPCGPFGDYADTQWTLFFTKAI, from the coding sequence GTGGATTGGACGTTTCACGAAGGCGAACTGGACTGCAAGGACGTTCGCGCCCTGCTCGATCAGCATTTCGCCGAGATGCGGGCGGGCTCGCCTCCGGCGGCGTGCCATGTCCTTCCGGTCGACGGGTTGAAGATTCCGGAGATCCGTTTTTTCACGCTTCGCGACGGTGGCATCCTTCTGGGCTGCGGCGCGCTCAAGCGGCTCGAACCCGGGCATGGGGAGGTCAAGTCGATGCGCACCGTCGATGGAGCGCTTGGTCGGGGCGTGGGCAAGGCTATGCTAAAGCACATCATCAAGGAGGCTAGGATCGAGGGGATCGGCCGGGTCAGCCTCGAAACCGGGTCGACGGACCAGTTCGCGGCCGCAATCCGGCTTTATGTCCGGGAGGGTTTCACCCCCTGCGGGCCCTTCGGCGATTATGCCGACACCCAATGGACCTTATTCTTCACCAAGGCGATCTAG